The following are from one region of the Paenibacillus sabinae T27 genome:
- a CDS encoding methionine ABC transporter ATP-binding protein, protein MIELQDIHKTFKRKGQTIEALKGVNLRVEKGDIYGVIGYSGAGKSTLIRMVNYLEQPTKGRVLVEGEALDQFSPAQLRKAKKKIGMIFQHFNLLESKTVYDNIAIPLVLLKQDKKRIRERVTELLQFIGLSDKADSYPKELSGGQKQRVGIARALASNPSILLCDEATSALDPQTTKSILDLLKKINEQYHITILIITHEMAVIQQICNKVAVMEKGEIIEQGEVLEVFGNPQHPTTESFVRTVIQTSVPDSVLRTLRPNGAGRLFKLKFVGGNASEPIVDSLIRKYNVSVNILFANMSEIQSTTLGTLILQIQGEDKDIFRAAEFLGTRGVEIQELRDFQSLPKAGDAKDEVKQRTFKEAAV, encoded by the coding sequence ATGATCGAATTACAGGATATTCACAAAACGTTTAAACGCAAGGGACAGACGATTGAAGCGCTGAAGGGCGTGAACCTGCGGGTGGAGAAAGGCGATATTTATGGCGTCATTGGCTACAGCGGAGCCGGCAAAAGCACACTGATCCGAATGGTGAATTATTTGGAGCAGCCGACGAAAGGCCGGGTCTTGGTGGAAGGTGAAGCGCTGGATCAATTCTCGCCGGCGCAGCTCCGCAAGGCCAAGAAGAAGATCGGGATGATTTTTCAGCATTTCAACCTGCTGGAATCGAAGACGGTATACGACAACATCGCCATTCCGCTCGTGCTGCTGAAGCAGGACAAGAAGCGTATCCGGGAGCGCGTGACCGAGCTGCTGCAGTTTATCGGACTCAGCGACAAAGCCGACAGTTACCCGAAAGAGCTGTCGGGCGGCCAGAAGCAGCGGGTGGGCATAGCCCGGGCGCTGGCGAGCAATCCTTCAATTCTTCTGTGCGACGAAGCGACCTCGGCGCTTGATCCGCAGACGACCAAATCGATTCTGGACCTGCTGAAAAAGATCAACGAACAGTATCACATCACCATTCTCATCATCACGCATGAAATGGCCGTCATTCAGCAAATTTGCAACAAGGTGGCCGTTATGGAAAAAGGCGAGATCATCGAGCAGGGCGAGGTGCTGGAGGTCTTCGGCAACCCGCAGCATCCCACGACGGAGAGTTTCGTGCGGACCGTTATTCAAACCTCCGTCCCGGACAGCGTCCTCCGGACGCTTCGGCCGAATGGAGCGGGGCGGCTGTTCAAGCTGAAATTTGTAGGCGGAAATGCCTCGGAGCCGATCGTCGACAGCCTGATCCGAAAATATAACGTCAGCGTCAATATACTCTTTGCGAACATGAGTGAAATCCAGAGCACCACGCTGGGAACCCTGATCTTGCAGATACAGGGAGAGGACAAGGATATTTTCCGGGCGGCGGAATTTCTCGGAACACGGGGTGTGGAGATTCAGGAGCTTCGGGATTTTCAGAGCCTTCCGAAAGCAGGGGACGCCAAGGACGAGGTAAAACAGAGAACGTTTAAGGAGGCAGCCGTATGA
- a CDS encoding GNAT family N-acetyltransferase, producing MTHSVDPIMLSIPERLETERLLIRAPLWGDGTAMNEAILESLEELRPWMPFARTAPTLEDSEKHIRLARVEYLKHSELHMLIFNKHTGELIGSSGLHRIDWDIRSFETGYWIRTSCAGKGYITEAVNGIADFAIRELEANRIEIRCNAKNLKSAAVAERAGFTLEGIYRNNRRGENGELENTKVFSKVRGIEYE from the coding sequence ATGACTCATTCTGTTGATCCTATCATGCTATCTATTCCTGAAAGGTTAGAGACGGAGCGGCTGCTGATTCGCGCACCGTTGTGGGGAGACGGCACCGCGATGAACGAGGCGATTCTGGAAAGTCTGGAGGAGCTGCGGCCGTGGATGCCGTTTGCCCGAACCGCCCCCACCCTGGAGGACTCGGAGAAGCATATACGGCTGGCAAGAGTGGAGTATTTGAAGCATTCGGAGCTGCATATGCTTATTTTCAATAAGCACACGGGAGAGTTGATCGGGAGCAGCGGCCTGCATCGGATCGACTGGGATATCCGCAGCTTCGAGACCGGCTACTGGATCAGAACCTCCTGCGCGGGGAAGGGCTATATTACGGAGGCAGTGAACGGAATTGCCGATTTCGCCATCCGCGAGCTTGAGGCGAACCGGATCGAGATCCGGTGCAACGCGAAGAACCTCAAGAGCGCGGCGGTCGCGGAGCGTGCGGGCTTTACACTGGAGGGCATTTACCGAAACAACCGGCGAGGAGAGAACGGAGAGCTGGAGAACACGAAAGTGTTCTCCAAAGTAAGGGGCATCGAATACGAATAG
- a CDS encoding iron-containing alcohol dehydrogenase family protein, which yields MGRVADTLIVRAAPQEYICEPGSWDGLEQHLERRGISSALVVRGGRSWEAAKGYFPEFKRVEIQFYRYGGECTYAERDGIASEVTRLGLQSIIAVGGGKVSDSAKAAAALLRIPVVILPTLAATCSAWSSLSVMYDKAGTMVGFEVYPHSNSLVLLEPQVILDSPPELLVAGIGDTLAKWYEADAIIAHLPSPSEEIALAHYAARRCRDNLMAHSAEALAAQEAGELNDAFVRVVETNIMTAGLVGGFGEDYGRTAGAHSIHDALTILPETHRLLHGCKVAYGVLVQLVLEGKQEEVVRLLPFYEKIGLPAALKDMGLDGLSRKGLLRVAARAAEPDASIHRMTTTFDAVTVAGAMEELESLVAAIRVRETVAASC from the coding sequence ATGGGAAGGGTGGCAGATACACTGATCGTTCGCGCGGCTCCGCAGGAATATATTTGCGAGCCGGGCAGCTGGGATGGGCTTGAGCAGCACCTGGAGCGCAGGGGGATCTCCTCCGCTCTCGTCGTGCGCGGCGGACGTTCCTGGGAAGCGGCCAAAGGCTATTTTCCCGAATTCAAGCGGGTGGAGATTCAGTTTTACCGTTACGGCGGGGAATGCACCTATGCCGAGCGGGATGGAATCGCCTCGGAGGTAACCCGGCTCGGGCTTCAATCCATTATCGCCGTCGGCGGAGGCAAGGTGAGCGATTCGGCCAAGGCCGCGGCCGCGCTGCTGCGGATACCCGTCGTTATTTTGCCTACTTTGGCGGCAACCTGCTCGGCCTGGTCCTCTCTCAGCGTGATGTACGACAAAGCCGGAACGATGGTCGGCTTCGAGGTCTATCCTCACAGCAACTCGCTCGTACTGCTGGAGCCGCAGGTGATACTGGATTCGCCTCCGGAGCTGCTGGTCGCCGGGATCGGGGATACGCTGGCCAAATGGTATGAAGCCGACGCGATTATCGCCCATTTGCCCTCCCCGTCCGAAGAGATCGCGCTGGCTCATTATGCCGCGCGAAGATGCCGCGACAATCTGATGGCCCACAGCGCCGAAGCGCTTGCCGCGCAGGAGGCGGGGGAGTTGAACGACGCTTTCGTCAGGGTGGTGGAGACGAATATTATGACCGCGGGCCTTGTGGGCGGCTTCGGCGAGGATTACGGCCGCACCGCCGGCGCGCATTCCATTCACGATGCCCTGACGATTCTACCCGAGACTCACCGGCTGCTGCATGGATGCAAGGTCGCGTACGGAGTGCTTGTTCAGCTCGTTCTCGAAGGAAAGCAGGAGGAAGTCGTCCGTCTTCTTCCGTTCTACGAGAAGATCGGGCTGCCTGCCGCCCTGAAGGATATGGGGCTGGACGGCTTGAGCCGGAAGGGGCTGCTTAGAGTTGCCGCCCGCGCGGCCGAACCGGACGCTTCCATCCACCGCATGACTACAACGTTCGACGCGGTCACCGTGGCGGGTGCGATGGAAGAGCTGGAGAGTCTTGTAGCGGCGATTCGCGTCCGTGAAACGGTTGCGGCGAGCTGCTAA
- a CDS encoding undecaprenyldiphospho-muramoylpentapeptide beta-N-acetylglucosaminyltransferase gives MKKIIFTGGGSAGHVTVNIALIPEFIRAGWVTEYIGSVDGIERQLITSNFNVKYHSISTGKLRRYLDWQNVKDPFKVVKGIFQAYQLIKKLKPNIVFSKGGFVSVPVVMGAWLNKIPVIIHESDLTPGLANKLASPFASLICTTFSETDSAFNNHKCHYVGPVLRDELTKGSAERGREFVGFSNTKKPVILIMGGSLGSRKINHVVRESLTQLTKRFRVIHLCGKGHLDSSISNPDYREYEYINEELPDLLAMCDFVISRAGSNSIFEFLSLKKPMILIPLTKEQSRGDQLLNAGSFESRGYCKVLLEEQLNPDSLIASVNELAEEKERYIRNMGSFERNDAVSLIFNLLNETAKNELNDD, from the coding sequence ATAAAAAAAATAATTTTTACTGGCGGTGGATCTGCAGGACATGTAACCGTCAATATTGCATTGATTCCTGAATTCATCCGTGCGGGCTGGGTAACCGAGTATATTGGTTCAGTGGATGGTATTGAAAGGCAGCTAATCACATCTAACTTTAATGTAAAATACCACTCAATATCTACAGGGAAGCTGCGACGGTATCTGGATTGGCAGAACGTAAAGGATCCGTTTAAAGTGGTGAAAGGGATTTTTCAAGCATATCAACTTATAAAGAAGCTGAAACCAAATATTGTGTTCTCTAAAGGCGGCTTTGTTTCTGTACCCGTTGTTATGGGAGCCTGGTTGAACAAAATTCCCGTTATCATACATGAATCTGATTTAACTCCAGGCTTAGCCAACAAGCTCGCAAGTCCGTTTGCCAGTCTGATTTGCACCACCTTTTCGGAAACAGATTCTGCATTTAACAACCACAAATGTCATTACGTAGGACCTGTTCTTAGAGATGAATTAACAAAGGGTAGTGCCGAACGTGGACGGGAATTCGTGGGGTTTTCCAATACTAAAAAGCCTGTAATACTAATAATGGGCGGGAGTTTGGGATCACGGAAAATCAATCATGTGGTTCGAGAATCCTTAACACAATTAACAAAAAGGTTTAGAGTCATTCATCTTTGTGGAAAAGGACATCTGGATTCTTCTATTTCTAATCCGGATTACCGCGAATATGAATATATAAACGAGGAATTACCAGATCTATTGGCTATGTGCGATTTTGTGATCTCACGAGCTGGTTCTAATTCAATTTTTGAGTTTTTATCTTTAAAAAAACCTATGATTCTGATTCCTCTTACTAAAGAACAGAGTAGAGGAGATCAACTTCTAAATGCGGGTTCTTTTGAAAGCAGGGGTTACTGTAAGGTTCTACTTGAAGAACAACTGAATCCTGATAGCTTAATTGCTAGTGTAAATGAATTGGCAGAAGAAAAAGAACGGTACATTCGAAACATGGGTTCTTTCGAGCGTAATGATGCTGTAAGCCTTATTTTTAATTTGCTTAATGAAACCGCAAAGAATGAACTGAATGATGATTAA
- a CDS encoding 5'-methylthioadenosine/adenosylhomocysteine nucleosidase, with translation MSIAIIGAMEEEVEAVRSRLENVRREEAAGGIYYSGTFDGRDLVLLQSGIGKVNAALTTALLIERYRPELIINTGAAGGIGSSLRIGDVIVGTELAYSDVDATAFSQYEYGQVPRMPSRYPAQEEFLALARKLAAGKPDGRVFTGLITTADSFIGSKEAADFIRGRFPESLATDMEGAAIAQTAYRFGVPFLAVRAISDLAGTAAEELFASNLELAAANSAGFALDWVKLYHTALRAEV, from the coding sequence ATGAGCATAGCGATTATTGGCGCGATGGAAGAAGAAGTTGAAGCCGTAAGAAGCAGGTTGGAGAATGTCCGGAGAGAGGAAGCGGCGGGAGGCATCTATTACAGCGGAACTTTTGACGGGCGGGATCTTGTGCTGCTGCAGAGCGGCATCGGCAAAGTCAACGCGGCCCTGACGACCGCGCTGCTGATCGAGCGCTACCGGCCCGAGCTGATTATTAATACCGGCGCTGCCGGCGGTATTGGAAGCAGCTTGCGGATCGGCGATGTCATCGTTGGGACAGAGCTGGCTTACAGCGACGTTGACGCGACGGCTTTTTCCCAGTATGAGTACGGGCAGGTGCCGCGCATGCCTTCCCGTTATCCTGCGCAGGAGGAGTTTCTGGCTCTCGCGCGGAAGCTTGCCGCCGGAAAGCCGGACGGGAGAGTATTCACCGGCCTGATTACGACGGCCGATTCTTTTATCGGCAGCAAAGAAGCTGCCGACTTCATTCGCGGGCGGTTCCCGGAATCGCTGGCGACGGATATGGAAGGAGCGGCGATCGCCCAAACCGCGTACCGTTTCGGTGTGCCGTTTCTGGCGGTGCGAGCCATTTCCGATCTCGCCGGAACCGCTGCGGAAGAGCTGTTTGCCTCCAACCTGGAACTGGCGGCTGCGAACTCCGCCGGGTTTGCTCTGGACTGGGTGAAGCTTTACCACACGGCTTTACGCGCCGAAGTTTAA
- a CDS encoding aminotransferase class I/II-fold pyridoxal phosphate-dependent enzyme has product MANFKPSAVIGRLPEHYFRALKEKVADYRSRGIDIIDLSSGNPDQPTPEHIVRSLKEAAGKPENHGYPPFYGKKSTLEAVAAFYKREYDVDLDPETEVAVFHGSGIGIMGISQAFLGAGDVLLTANPAYPPYYAAAALAGAEVHAIPVYEKNGFLPDYRTVPEEALRRVKLLLLNYPNNPTGALATRDFFEQSIALAAEHHFPVVNDFAYGALGFDGHKPISLLQIPGGKEYGAEIYSLSKTFNMAGWRFGFAVGNASVIAALKLYHTHVYSTIFGAVQDAAAAALLGPQSQVKELGERYERRRDILVSKLRSIGWDVSAPAGTFFAWFKVPEGYRSREFAEKLLEEAHVAVAPGEGFGSQGDSYVRVGLVNSEELLLEAAERIANSGIFRGSAVHSSERSHRG; this is encoded by the coding sequence ATGGCGAATTTTAAACCTTCCGCTGTCATTGGCCGGCTTCCCGAGCACTATTTCAGGGCACTTAAGGAAAAAGTGGCCGACTACCGCAGCAGAGGCATTGATATTATCGATCTATCCAGCGGCAATCCGGATCAACCGACTCCGGAACACATCGTTCGCAGCCTGAAGGAAGCGGCCGGCAAGCCGGAGAACCATGGATACCCTCCTTTTTACGGGAAAAAGAGTACGCTTGAAGCCGTCGCCGCCTTCTACAAACGGGAGTATGACGTCGATCTGGACCCGGAAACGGAGGTTGCCGTTTTTCACGGATCGGGCATCGGCATTATGGGTATCTCGCAGGCCTTTCTCGGTGCCGGGGACGTTCTGCTGACGGCCAATCCCGCCTATCCGCCGTATTATGCGGCCGCGGCGCTGGCCGGGGCGGAGGTGCATGCGATCCCGGTATACGAGAAGAACGGATTTCTGCCGGATTACCGCACGGTTCCTGAAGAGGCCCTCCGGCGCGTGAAGCTGCTGCTGCTGAATTACCCGAATAATCCGACCGGGGCGCTGGCGACGAGGGACTTCTTTGAGCAGTCGATCGCTTTGGCCGCCGAGCATCATTTTCCAGTGGTGAATGATTTCGCGTACGGCGCGTTAGGCTTCGACGGGCATAAGCCGATCAGCCTTCTGCAGATTCCCGGAGGCAAGGAGTACGGCGCGGAAATCTATTCGCTGTCCAAGACCTTCAATATGGCGGGATGGCGGTTCGGGTTCGCCGTCGGCAACGCTTCGGTCATCGCTGCCTTGAAGCTGTATCACACCCATGTGTACAGCACGATATTCGGGGCGGTGCAGGATGCCGCTGCCGCTGCGCTGCTCGGACCCCAAAGCCAAGTGAAAGAGCTGGGTGAACGCTACGAACGCAGGCGCGATATTTTGGTATCGAAGCTGCGCAGCATCGGCTGGGACGTTTCCGCTCCCGCAGGAACCTTTTTCGCCTGGTTTAAAGTGCCGGAAGGCTATCGTTCGCGGGAATTTGCCGAGAAGCTGCTGGAAGAGGCACACGTTGCGGTTGCTCCGGGCGAGGGATTCGGCTCGCAGGGCGATTCTTATGTACGGGTTGGACTGGTGAACAGCGAGGAGCTGCTGCTGGAAGCCGCCGAGCGGATTGCCAATTCGGGAATCTTCCGCGGGTCTGCCGTTCATTCAAGCGAAAGGAGCCATCGAGGATGA
- a CDS encoding S-ribosylhomocysteine lyase, producing the protein MAKVESFQLDHTKVKAPYVRVAGTERNGTGAVLQKYDLRLLQPNTDAVPTAALHTLEHLLATYLRDELPGIIDISPMGCRTGFYLIIWDEHEPAAVAAALTKVLRKVLETETVPAVSALECGNYKDHSLFGAKEYAKLVLEAGISDDPFSR; encoded by the coding sequence ATGGCAAAAGTCGAAAGTTTTCAACTCGATCATACGAAAGTTAAAGCACCCTATGTGCGCGTAGCCGGGACGGAACGAAACGGAACAGGAGCCGTTCTGCAAAAATACGATTTAAGGCTGCTTCAGCCGAATACCGATGCAGTGCCGACTGCGGCCCTTCACACGCTGGAGCATCTTCTGGCAACCTATCTGCGCGATGAGCTTCCCGGAATTATCGATATTTCGCCTATGGGATGCCGCACCGGCTTCTACCTGATTATCTGGGATGAGCATGAGCCGGCCGCGGTCGCGGCGGCGCTGACCAAAGTGCTGCGCAAGGTTCTGGAGACGGAGACCGTGCCGGCCGTCAGCGCGCTGGAATGCGGCAACTACAAGGACCATTCCCTCTTCGGAGCGAAGGAATACGCCAAGCTTGTGCTTGAGGCGGGCATCAGCGACGATCCCTTCTCGCGTTAA
- a CDS encoding GNAT family N-acetyltransferase has product MKDYIIVRLEDPKSQDAKSLMDLLSDTLQSITGDSGKNSFDVTDVTVPRSLFVIARNQQGEPVGCGAIRPIDTNTAELKRMYAKSKSNGVGTAILSYLEEQSWSLGYSQIWLETRLVNQKAVSFYENKGYTRISNYGKYLNREECVCFGKYLRQET; this is encoded by the coding sequence TTGAAGGATTATATTATTGTACGCCTAGAGGACCCAAAATCCCAGGATGCAAAAAGTCTTATGGATTTATTATCAGATACTTTACAGTCCATAACTGGTGATAGTGGTAAAAACTCCTTTGACGTAACAGATGTGACTGTTCCCCGCTCGTTATTTGTTATTGCACGAAATCAACAAGGGGAGCCTGTGGGTTGCGGAGCGATTCGCCCAATCGACACGAATACAGCTGAATTAAAGAGAATGTATGCTAAATCAAAATCTAATGGGGTTGGAACTGCTATTTTGTCCTATCTAGAGGAACAATCCTGGAGCCTTGGATATTCACAAATATGGCTGGAAACACGGTTAGTGAATCAAAAAGCAGTATCATTTTATGAAAATAAAGGATATACGCGAATATCTAATTATGGTAAATATCTAAACCGAGAAGAGTGTGTTTGCTTTGGGAAATATCTTCGCCAAGAAACATAA
- a CDS encoding methionine ABC transporter permease, whose protein sequence is MNTIITADQLFQALRETVVMVGVSLFFGALLGIPIGIVLVITRPGGILQNRFVYAVLNPLINIIRSLPFIILLVAIIPFTRVLVHTSIGTSAAIVPLVVYVAPYIGRLVENSLLEVSPGIMEAAEAMGATTFQVIWHFLLPEAFGSLILTMTTATIGLIGATAMAGTVGGGGIGDLAISYGYQRFDTFVILVTVAILIVFVQGIQSAGNRFARKARRD, encoded by the coding sequence ATGAATACGATTATAACCGCCGATCAGCTGTTTCAGGCGCTGCGTGAAACGGTGGTCATGGTCGGCGTATCGCTTTTTTTCGGAGCACTGCTCGGCATCCCAATCGGCATCGTGCTTGTAATTACCCGGCCGGGTGGAATCCTGCAGAACCGGTTCGTCTACGCGGTGCTTAATCCGCTGATCAATATCATCCGGTCACTGCCGTTCATTATTTTGCTGGTCGCCATCATTCCGTTCACCCGGGTGCTCGTTCATACTTCGATTGGGACCAGCGCCGCCATCGTTCCGCTGGTTGTCTATGTGGCGCCGTATATCGGCCGGCTGGTCGAGAACTCTCTGCTGGAGGTCAGTCCCGGCATTATGGAGGCCGCCGAAGCGATGGGAGCGACGACGTTTCAGGTGATCTGGCATTTTCTGCTCCCCGAGGCGTTCGGTTCCCTCATTCTGACGATGACTACCGCAACGATCGGACTTATCGGCGCAACGGCGATGGCCGGAACGGTCGGCGGGGGTGGCATCGGCGATCTCGCCATCTCCTATGGCTACCAGCGTTTTGACACCTTTGTCATTCTCGTAACGGTTGCCATTCTTATCGTGTTTGTTCAGGGCATACAATCCGCGGGGAACCGGTTTGCCCGTAAGGCGCGCCGGGATTAA
- a CDS encoding Cof-type HAD-IIB family hydrolase, which translates to MYKLIAIDIDDTLINDDKEVTPATQEALEAAVAKGVVVTLATGRAYASAQAIARQTGLNVPIITYQGSLVKNLIDEKVLYERYVPQDAVHKVFEYCIEHNLHLQTYVDDKLYSREENQKLIDYATLNKTQYYIEPDWKKLAEIKTPKLLIIDDPDFLDELAPKLRELLGDAVHITKSKPHFLEIMHREGTKGLALEFLADYFGCDVSETIAVGDSWNDHEMLETAGLGVAMGNAIPALKEIANYITASNNEDGVKQVIDKFIL; encoded by the coding sequence ATGTACAAGCTGATTGCCATCGATATTGACGATACGCTGATCAATGATGACAAGGAAGTAACCCCCGCCACGCAGGAGGCGCTGGAAGCGGCGGTTGCCAAGGGTGTAGTCGTTACGCTCGCCACCGGACGCGCCTACGCATCGGCCCAGGCCATTGCCCGCCAGACCGGTCTTAATGTGCCGATCATTACCTATCAGGGCTCCCTGGTGAAGAACCTGATCGACGAGAAGGTGCTGTACGAGCGGTATGTGCCCCAGGACGCGGTTCATAAAGTCTTCGAATACTGCATCGAGCATAACCTTCACCTGCAAACCTATGTCGACGACAAGCTGTACTCCCGCGAGGAGAACCAGAAGCTGATCGATTATGCAACGCTGAACAAGACCCAATATTATATTGAGCCGGATTGGAAAAAGCTTGCCGAGATCAAGACCCCCAAGCTGCTGATTATCGACGATCCCGATTTCCTCGACGAACTGGCGCCCAAACTACGGGAGCTGCTCGGCGACGCAGTGCACATTACTAAATCGAAGCCGCATTTCCTCGAGATCATGCACCGCGAAGGCACGAAGGGACTTGCGCTTGAGTTCCTCGCCGATTATTTCGGCTGCGACGTGTCCGAGACGATCGCGGTCGGCGATTCCTGGAACGACCATGAAATGCTGGAGACCGCCGGCCTTGGCGTAGCGATGGGCAATGCCATTCCCGCGCTGAAGGAAATCGCGAACTATATAACGGCAAGCAATAACGAGGACGGAGTCAAGCAAGTTATCGATAAATTCATCCTGTAA
- a CDS encoding MetQ/NlpA family ABC transporter substrate-binding protein, whose product MKKRKIQWMSPLFVIMAVALLISGCGQSTGASSSGNGSKEESKTLRISFNPGPYSDQFKNGVAPYLEKKGYKITYKEFTDGIQPNVAVANGEIDANVFQHSLYLESINKRENINLIGAVQVPTPPMGLYSKKHKSLDEISDGAQVNLPNEPVNMLRALTILKEVGWITLKDNIDPLQTSLNDVTSNPHNIEFVATEPAQGPQALQDVDFAAIQGNFAIANNIKLTTALKLENMTDPFTNIVAVDSKNKDKPFVKDIIEGYHSQEFKDYIKSNSAYEGYRLPAYFNE is encoded by the coding sequence ATGAAAAAAAGAAAGATTCAATGGATGTCACCGTTATTTGTCATTATGGCTGTTGCGCTTCTCATCTCGGGCTGCGGTCAAAGCACAGGCGCCTCATCTTCGGGAAATGGCTCGAAGGAGGAATCCAAGACGCTGCGAATCAGCTTTAATCCGGGGCCTTACAGCGATCAATTCAAGAACGGCGTAGCGCCATACCTTGAGAAGAAAGGCTACAAGATTACATACAAGGAGTTCACAGACGGCATTCAACCGAATGTTGCGGTAGCGAACGGGGAGATTGACGCCAATGTGTTTCAGCATTCCCTTTACCTTGAATCGATTAACAAAAGAGAAAACATCAACCTGATTGGCGCAGTGCAGGTTCCGACGCCTCCGATGGGCCTCTATTCGAAGAAGCACAAGAGCTTGGATGAAATCAGCGACGGCGCGCAGGTCAATCTGCCGAACGAGCCGGTCAACATGCTGCGGGCATTGACAATTCTGAAAGAAGTCGGCTGGATTACGCTGAAGGACAATATTGATCCGCTGCAAACTTCGCTTAACGACGTAACTTCCAATCCGCATAACATTGAATTTGTGGCGACGGAGCCGGCGCAGGGACCTCAGGCGCTTCAGGATGTGGATTTTGCCGCCATTCAGGGTAACTTCGCCATCGCGAATAATATCAAACTCACCACGGCGTTGAAGCTTGAAAATATGACGGACCCATTCACCAACATCGTGGCGGTGGACAGCAAAAATAAAGACAAGCCGTTCGTTAAGGACATTATCGAAGGCTATCATTCCCAGGAATTCAAGGACTACATCAAATCCAATTCGGCTTATGAAGGCTACAGATTGCCAGCTTATTTCAACGAATAA
- a CDS encoding carbohydrate ABC transporter permease: MFKSKGFLLVYFTFGMLIPIHATLVPLFIEMRTFNLLDNRLTLLLPYKAFNLPITIFILAGFMNAFPKEVEEAGIVDGCSVMGVFGRLIIPMLTPALATAFIINFLNNWNEFSFALVLISDSALKTLPLGLANFAGQYNRSYTLQMAGLTIVLVPTLLFYLSVQKYLTAGMTAGAVKG, translated from the coding sequence CTGTTCAAATCGAAGGGCTTCCTGCTTGTCTATTTCACCTTCGGCATGCTGATTCCGATCCACGCCACACTCGTACCATTGTTTATCGAAATGCGCACTTTTAATCTATTGGATAACCGGCTGACTCTGCTGCTTCCCTATAAGGCCTTCAATTTGCCGATAACGATCTTTATTCTGGCGGGTTTCATGAACGCTTTTCCGAAAGAGGTGGAAGAGGCCGGGATTGTGGATGGCTGCAGTGTGATGGGTGTTTTTGGACGACTGATTATTCCGATGCTGACGCCTGCGCTGGCGACGGCCTTTATCATCAATTTCCTGAATAACTGGAATGAATTCTCCTTCGCGCTGGTGTTGATCAGCGATAGCGCGCTCAAGACGCTTCCGCTCGGTCTGGCCAATTTCGCGGGTCAGTATAACCGCAGCTACACGCTGCAAATGGCAGGGTTGACGATCGTACTCGTACCCACGCTTCTCTTCTATCTCTCGGTTCAAAAATATCTGACCGCCGGCATGACCGCGGGAGCGGTTAAAGGATAG
- a CDS encoding SDR family NAD(P)-dependent oxidoreductase, which translates to MLMINLTGRTLVITGGLSGIGKGIADLFLQAGANVVIGDIACEGEERPSERLAVIRCDVTREEDADKLIAYAVATFGRIDFVVNNSGISTMDFAVDIKESDWDKVMDVNAKGVFLVSKAGARQMLRQGGGGRIINIASQAGKNGYRCMGSYVASKHAVLGFTKVMALELARKQILVNAVCPGIVETDMKRRERVEGAQLRGMTPEDILAEDCSQVPLGRTAQPEDVANVVLFLASHLASYMTGQAINVTGGMTMN; encoded by the coding sequence ATGCTGATGATCAATTTGACCGGCAGGACGCTGGTTATTACCGGAGGCTTGTCGGGAATCGGCAAAGGAATCGCGGATTTGTTTCTGCAAGCGGGAGCCAATGTCGTTATCGGAGATATCGCCTGTGAGGGCGAGGAGCGGCCCTCGGAACGGCTGGCGGTGATCCGCTGCGACGTGACCCGGGAGGAAGACGCCGACAAGCTGATCGCCTATGCCGTGGCAACCTTCGGAAGAATCGATTTCGTGGTGAATAACAGCGGGATTTCAACGATGGATTTTGCGGTGGATATCAAGGAAAGCGACTGGGACAAGGTGATGGACGTTAACGCCAAAGGCGTCTTTCTCGTCTCAAAGGCGGGGGCGAGGCAGATGCTCCGGCAGGGCGGCGGCGGACGCATCATCAACATCGCCTCGCAGGCCGGGAAGAACGGCTACCGTTGCATGGGGAGCTACGTCGCCTCGAAGCATGCCGTGCTCGGATTTACGAAGGTTATGGCCCTGGAGCTTGCCCGCAAGCAAATCCTGGTGAACGCGGTCTGTCCGGGCATTGTCGAGACCGACATGAAGCGGCGCGAACGCGTCGAAGGGGCGCAGCTGCGCGGCATGACGCCGGAGGACATTCTGGCCGAGGACTGCTCGCAGGTGCCGCTGGGCCGGACGGCGCAGCCGGAGGATGTCGCGAACGTCGTGCTTTTCCTGGCGAGCCATCTTGCGTCCTACATGACCGGACAGGCGATTAATGTGACTGGCGGCATGACCATGAACTAG